The following proteins come from a genomic window of Synechococcus sp. BIOS-E4-1:
- a CDS encoding DUF1651 domain-containing protein encodes MDGWLADPKGYWRARFHRDPTKTWAKDQRVFVDHGRPMPDGPALLKTRREMRYEDAASLWFQLKRLGWTIAKPAWGADAEP; translated from the coding sequence ATGGATGGATGGCTCGCAGATCCGAAGGGGTATTGGCGTGCAAGGTTCCACAGAGATCCAACAAAGACCTGGGCCAAGGATCAGAGGGTGTTTGTTGACCACGGCAGGCCCATGCCAGACGGTCCAGCCCTGCTCAAGACACGCAGGGAGATGCGATATGAAGACGCAGCCTCTCTTTGGTTTCAGCTGAAGAGGCTGGGCTGGACCATTGCCAAGCCTGCATGGGGAGCAGATGCCGAGCCATAA
- the glyQ gene encoding glycine--tRNA ligase subunit alpha — protein sequence MHFQDIISTLNRFWSEQGCLLLQPYDTEKGAGTMSPHTVLRAIGPEPWAVAYPEPCRRPTDGRYGDNPNRAQHYFQYQVLIKPSPDGIQETYLSSLEALGIKPAEHDIRFVEDNWESPTLGAWGVGWEVWLDGMEVTQFTYFQQCGGIDCKPVSIEITYGLERLAMYLQDVESIWDLSWNGERSYGDIWLPFEKGQCHFNFEVSNPERLKQLFAIYEAEAADLIDNNLPAPALDFVLKCSHTFNLLEARGVISVTERTATIGRIRNLARKVAEAWLAEREALGFPLLQQQSAPATATATAV from the coding sequence ATGCACTTCCAGGACATCATCAGCACTCTCAACCGTTTCTGGTCGGAGCAGGGTTGTCTGCTGCTGCAGCCCTACGACACGGAAAAGGGCGCAGGAACGATGAGTCCGCACACCGTGCTGCGAGCGATCGGGCCGGAGCCTTGGGCGGTGGCTTACCCCGAACCCTGTCGCCGCCCCACCGATGGTCGCTACGGCGACAATCCCAATCGGGCACAGCATTATTTCCAGTATCAGGTGCTGATCAAGCCTTCACCGGATGGCATTCAGGAGACCTATCTCTCCTCGTTGGAAGCACTTGGCATCAAGCCTGCCGAGCACGACATCCGCTTCGTGGAAGACAACTGGGAGTCACCGACACTGGGTGCCTGGGGCGTGGGCTGGGAGGTGTGGCTTGATGGCATGGAGGTGACCCAGTTCACCTATTTCCAGCAGTGCGGCGGCATCGACTGCAAGCCGGTGTCGATTGAAATCACCTACGGGCTTGAGCGTTTGGCGATGTACCTGCAGGACGTAGAAAGTATCTGGGATCTGAGCTGGAATGGCGAGCGCAGTTACGGCGATATCTGGCTTCCCTTTGAGAAAGGACAGTGCCATTTCAACTTCGAGGTCTCCAACCCTGAGCGCCTCAAGCAGTTGTTCGCCATCTATGAAGCGGAAGCAGCCGATCTAATTGACAACAATCTGCCTGCTCCGGCCCTGGATTTTGTGCTCAAGTGCAGCCACACCTTCAATCTGCTGGAAGCCCGTGGGGTGATTTCGGTGACCGAGCGCACGGCCACCATCGGCCGCATCCGCAACCTGGCCCGCAAAGTTGCAGAAGCCTGGCTCGCCGAGCGTGAAGCGCTGGGATTCCCCTTGCTCCAACAGCAGTCCGCCCCTGCAACCGCCACCGCCACCGCTGTCTGA
- a CDS encoding ComEC/Rec2 family competence protein, giving the protein MKPVFSAGLLLLSACIGAAYLRSSMHWLLLVVLLVCGLAAWGRACRRPRKAIAVLALMLCLVSVRCGTGAMPQPQPGDPSLFIPPDGKPLAVRVVGRIQADGAVNNGRCRSLLAVSSLNGQRSRGRTELTLDPCTTPLLTGAWIELQGEMRRPQAGSHPLLAGADERLALQRTWSRLRTDAIQVLRQDRTLLADARRKIAQRLIAVAGEQQGGLLAALVLGGAQVPLPQSLRDVFRMAGLSHALAASGFHLSVLLGSTMACTRAWPGGLRLAAGSGAMALFLALAGAQPSVVRAVLMGAAALLIRESGHRSRPLGVLLLTLVVMLLLHPTWARSIGFQLSAAATAGLVISAGPMEQWIVQHLPRPLHRLAPALSIPIAALFWTLPLQLLHFGAAPLYAVISNLLAAPLLGPLTLAAMALALMVLLLPSALCSALLPWLIWPVQQLSWLLISLVHWISQWPWAQLLTGPVHPLLVLVFSLGLLLWLLPYSQGLRCLSLPLLLLVVGLQARVQFRDDLIRVAQWGRQWLLLRHRGRAAMLSSHGDELSCRIATRLSHGLGHQRLDWVAVLDPVGADQQACWNALARTLQAEQRGRLPLSAGQRLQSDGLSVGVPKRHGRLLDVRFGSRAVRLRRSDLQPQSGLVPRV; this is encoded by the coding sequence ATGAAACCGGTCTTCAGTGCCGGGTTGTTGCTGCTTTCTGCCTGCATTGGGGCGGCCTATCTGCGCTCCTCGATGCATTGGTTGCTCCTGGTGGTCCTTCTGGTCTGCGGACTGGCGGCCTGGGGGCGGGCCTGTCGTCGACCGAGAAAGGCGATTGCTGTTCTCGCTTTGATGCTCTGTCTGGTCAGTGTTCGCTGCGGAACTGGGGCCATGCCCCAGCCTCAGCCTGGTGATCCCAGCCTGTTCATTCCTCCTGATGGCAAGCCTCTTGCGGTGCGCGTGGTGGGCCGGATCCAGGCTGACGGTGCTGTGAACAACGGACGCTGCAGATCTCTGCTGGCGGTCAGCAGCCTCAATGGCCAGCGGAGTCGTGGTCGAACGGAGCTGACTCTTGATCCTTGTACAACCCCGTTGCTGACAGGAGCCTGGATTGAGCTTCAAGGTGAAATGCGACGACCTCAAGCTGGCTCGCATCCATTGTTGGCCGGTGCTGATGAGCGCTTGGCGCTGCAACGAACTTGGAGTCGTTTACGCACCGATGCCATCCAGGTGTTGAGGCAGGACCGGACCCTTCTGGCCGATGCACGCCGCAAGATTGCTCAGCGTTTGATCGCTGTTGCCGGAGAGCAACAGGGTGGTTTGCTTGCTGCGCTGGTGCTCGGAGGTGCCCAGGTGCCGTTACCGCAAAGCTTGCGCGATGTCTTCCGGATGGCCGGCCTGTCGCATGCCCTTGCAGCATCGGGATTTCATCTTTCCGTACTGCTGGGCAGCACTATGGCTTGCACCAGGGCCTGGCCTGGCGGACTGAGGCTGGCTGCTGGCAGTGGAGCAATGGCGCTGTTTCTCGCCCTGGCGGGGGCGCAGCCATCCGTGGTGCGTGCGGTGTTGATGGGTGCGGCGGCACTGCTGATTCGTGAGAGCGGACATCGCAGTCGCCCGCTGGGGGTGCTCCTGCTCACATTGGTCGTGATGCTGCTGCTGCATCCGACCTGGGCACGTTCCATCGGTTTTCAGCTCAGTGCAGCGGCAACGGCTGGCCTGGTGATTTCGGCTGGGCCCATGGAGCAGTGGATCGTGCAGCACCTGCCTCGCCCATTGCACCGGTTAGCTCCAGCGCTCTCGATTCCAATTGCTGCCTTGTTCTGGACCCTCCCGCTGCAATTGCTTCATTTCGGCGCAGCACCGCTTTATGCCGTGATCAGCAACCTGCTGGCGGCGCCTCTGCTGGGGCCCCTCACCCTCGCCGCCATGGCTCTTGCTCTGATGGTTCTGCTGCTGCCGTCGGCGCTGTGCTCTGCTCTGCTGCCCTGGTTGATCTGGCCGGTGCAGCAGCTGAGCTGGCTGCTGATCAGCTTGGTGCACTGGATCAGTCAGTGGCCATGGGCTCAGCTGCTCACAGGACCGGTGCATCCTTTGCTGGTGCTGGTGTTTTCGTTGGGCTTGCTCCTTTGGTTGTTGCCCTATTCACAGGGCTTGCGCTGCCTCTCGCTGCCGTTGCTTCTGTTGGTGGTGGGTTTGCAGGCTCGCGTTCAGTTTCGGGATGACTTGATTCGTGTGGCGCAGTGGGGGCGTCAGTGGTTGTTGTTGCGCCACCGAGGACGGGCTGCCATGTTGAGCAGCCATGGCGATGAGCTCAGTTGTCGAATCGCGACACGACTGAGTCATGGGCTCGGTCATCAGCGGTTGGACTGGGTGGCGGTTCTCGATCCTGTCGGTGCAGATCAGCAAGCGTGTTGGAACGCCTTGGCGCGCACATTGCAGGCAGAACAGAGAGGACGGTTGCCCCTGTCAGCAGGACAGCGTTTGCAGAGTGATGGACTGAGTGTTGGTGTCCCTAAGCGCCATGGTCGTCTTCTGGATGTTCGCTTCGGGAGCAGAGCCGTACGACTGCGCCGCAGCGATCTTCAGCCCCAATCGGGCCTGGTGCCCAGGGTGTGA
- a CDS encoding sugar transferase, translated as MVSAPRRPVLSASPSKLRLRASRRHLELVAAPPSSLPALTLVRRQSRVGRSLKRSGDVVFSAAVLGLGSPLFLLLAVLVKLSSPGPVFYVQKRVGRGYRQFGCIKFRTMRPDADSVLAQVLERSPEMRAEFERDFKLRNDPRITPIGRFLRRSSLDELPQFLNVLRGEMSLVGPRPIVRKEISRYGDYMDEVLAVRPGLTGLWQVSGRNNLSYPKRVRLDLAYARGRSFLLDLAIILRTFGVLLLPMDRGAY; from the coding sequence GTGGTTAGTGCTCCCCGTCGACCTGTCCTTTCCGCGTCTCCCTCCAAGCTCCGTCTTCGCGCTTCACGCCGACACCTCGAGTTGGTTGCTGCGCCGCCTTCGAGCCTGCCTGCGCTCACTTTGGTTCGCCGTCAGAGTCGAGTGGGGCGTTCGCTGAAGCGCAGTGGTGATGTTGTGTTCTCAGCCGCAGTGCTTGGGCTGGGTTCCCCACTGTTTCTGCTTTTGGCGGTTCTGGTGAAACTCAGTTCACCCGGTCCAGTGTTTTATGTGCAGAAACGGGTTGGGCGCGGTTATAGACAGTTTGGATGCATCAAATTCCGCACGATGCGGCCTGACGCTGATTCAGTTCTGGCCCAGGTGTTGGAGCGCTCACCTGAGATGCGCGCTGAATTTGAACGCGATTTCAAGCTGCGCAACGATCCAAGAATCACGCCCATCGGCAGGTTTCTGCGCCGTTCGAGCCTTGACGAGCTTCCTCAGTTTCTCAATGTTCTGCGTGGCGAGATGAGCTTGGTCGGTCCACGACCGATCGTGCGCAAAGAGATCAGTCGTTACGGCGACTACATGGATGAAGTTCTGGCGGTCCGGCCAGGTCTCACCGGCCTCTGGCAGGTGAGTGGCCGAAACAACCTCAGCTATCCCAAGCGGGTCAGGCTTGATCTGGCCTATGCCCGCGGACGTTCGTTCTTGCTTGATCTGGCCATCATCCTGCGCACCTTCGGCGTGTTGTTGCTGCCGATGGATCGTGGCGCCTACTGA
- the cbiB gene encoding adenosylcobinamide-phosphate synthase CbiB, with amino-acid sequence MIAAAGLDRLIGDPLWSPHPVVWMGRCISQLQRSVEAWSGDQPLRLRIGGVAITLALTLGSAGIGCLIERVALYTQGLPQAIAVLALVAGLASALAAKSLEQSVLNVISALPSTEGEDLSAAREKLSWIVGRDTSSLSRGEILRATAETASENAVDGLFAPLFWMLVGAGLWNSGLTAAPGPLALAWGFKAASTLDSMLGYRRGNLRWLGTAGARLDDLLTWLPCRLVLLTLPLVSRSWLKWPALVKSAESEGRHDASPNAGRSEAIYAHCAGVQLGGRNRYGDRWLDKPQLGAGYPNADPKAIKRILQLTQRLELLWILLAASLSWRLQIGIQ; translated from the coding sequence GTGATCGCCGCAGCCGGTCTCGACCGGCTGATCGGCGATCCCCTCTGGTCTCCCCATCCTGTGGTGTGGATGGGGCGTTGCATCAGCCAACTGCAACGCAGCGTTGAAGCCTGGAGCGGCGATCAGCCCCTGCGGCTGCGCATCGGAGGAGTCGCCATCACGCTCGCTCTCACACTTGGCAGCGCCGGCATCGGCTGCCTGATCGAACGGGTTGCCCTGTACACGCAAGGCTTGCCCCAGGCCATTGCGGTGCTTGCGCTAGTAGCTGGCCTTGCCAGTGCGCTGGCAGCCAAAAGCCTTGAACAAAGTGTGCTGAATGTGATTTCAGCCCTTCCCTCAACAGAGGGAGAGGATCTTTCGGCAGCACGCGAAAAACTCAGCTGGATCGTGGGTCGCGATACGAGCTCACTGAGCAGGGGTGAGATCCTTCGCGCCACGGCAGAAACCGCCAGTGAGAATGCGGTGGATGGGCTGTTTGCACCGTTGTTCTGGATGTTGGTGGGCGCCGGTCTTTGGAACTCGGGGCTGACCGCCGCTCCAGGCCCCCTGGCCCTGGCCTGGGGGTTCAAGGCAGCCAGCACCCTGGATTCCATGCTTGGGTACCGCAGAGGAAACCTCCGCTGGCTGGGCACAGCCGGGGCACGGTTGGATGACCTGCTGACCTGGCTTCCCTGCCGCTTGGTGTTGCTGACCCTGCCGCTGGTGAGCAGGTCCTGGCTGAAGTGGCCAGCACTGGTCAAATCTGCTGAATCCGAGGGCAGACACGATGCATCCCCCAACGCCGGGCGCTCAGAAGCGATCTATGCACACTGTGCCGGCGTGCAACTCGGCGGCAGAAACCGTTACGGCGATCGCTGGCTGGACAAGCCACAGCTTGGCGCTGGTTACCCCAACGCAGACCCAAAAGCGATCAAAAGAATCCTTCAACTGACGCAACGACTGGAACTGCTGTGGATCCTGCTTGCGGCCTCGTTGAGCTGGCGACTGCAGATAGGGATTCAGTAG
- the ilvC gene encoding ketol-acid reductoisomerase, translating into MAQLFYDSDADLSLLSGKRVAIIGYGSQGHAHALNLKDSGVNVVVGLYEGSRSADKAKADGLEVLSVSDAAAKADWIMVLLPDEFQKEVYDKEIAQHLSAGKVLSFAHGFNIRFGLIQPPADVDVVMIAPKGPGHTVRWEYQNGQGVPALFAIEKDASGNARGLAMAYAKGIGGTRAGILETNFKEETETDLFGEQAVLCGGLSELVKAGFETLVEAGYQPELAYFECLHEVKLIVDLMVKGGLSAMRDSISNTAEYGDYVSGPRLITGDTKAEMKRILADIQDGTFAKNFVAECEAGKPEMNKIRKRDGDHKIEEVGKGLRSMFSWLKAS; encoded by the coding sequence ATGGCTCAGCTTTTTTACGACTCCGATGCCGATCTCTCGCTGCTCAGCGGCAAGAGAGTCGCGATCATCGGCTACGGCTCCCAGGGCCACGCCCACGCCCTGAACCTCAAGGACAGCGGTGTGAACGTGGTGGTGGGGCTTTACGAAGGAAGCCGCTCCGCTGACAAAGCCAAGGCCGACGGTCTTGAGGTGCTGAGCGTTTCTGATGCTGCCGCCAAGGCGGACTGGATCATGGTGCTGCTACCCGATGAGTTCCAGAAAGAGGTCTATGACAAGGAAATCGCCCAGCATCTGAGCGCTGGCAAGGTTCTCAGCTTTGCCCACGGTTTCAACATCCGTTTCGGTCTGATCCAACCGCCCGCCGATGTGGATGTGGTGATGATCGCCCCCAAGGGCCCCGGTCACACCGTGCGTTGGGAGTACCAGAACGGCCAGGGTGTTCCAGCCCTGTTCGCCATTGAAAAAGACGCTTCCGGGAACGCCCGTGGCTTGGCCATGGCCTATGCCAAGGGGATCGGCGGAACCCGTGCCGGGATCCTGGAGACCAACTTCAAGGAAGAGACCGAAACCGACCTTTTCGGCGAACAGGCTGTGCTCTGTGGAGGCCTGTCCGAGCTGGTGAAAGCAGGCTTCGAGACCCTGGTCGAGGCCGGCTATCAGCCAGAGCTGGCTTACTTCGAGTGCCTGCACGAAGTGAAGTTGATTGTGGATCTGATGGTGAAAGGTGGTCTGTCTGCCATGCGCGACTCGATCTCCAACACCGCCGAATATGGCGATTACGTGAGTGGTCCCCGCCTGATCACCGGCGACACCAAAGCGGAGATGAAGCGCATCCTGGCGGACATCCAGGACGGAACCTTCGCCAAGAACTTCGTGGCCGAGTGCGAAGCCGGCAAGCCCGAGATGAACAAGATCCGCAAACGCGACGGTGACCACAAGATCGAGGAAGTGGGCAAGGGGCTGCGCTCGATGTTCAGCTGGCTGAAGGCCTCCTGA
- a CDS encoding ATP-dependent Clp protease proteolytic subunit has translation MPIGTPSVPYRLPGSQMERWVDIYTRLGVERILFLGSEVNDAVANSLVAQMLYLDSEDSSKPIYLYINSPGGSVTAGLAIYDTMQYVKSDVVTICVGLAASMGAFLLAAGTKGKRLALPHSRIMIHQPLGGTAQRQASDIEIEAREILRMKEMLNRSMADMSGQSFEKIEKDTDRDYFLSSEEAKDYGLIDRVIAHPNEA, from the coding sequence ATGCCGATCGGTACCCCAAGCGTCCCTTACCGCCTCCCTGGCAGCCAGATGGAGCGCTGGGTGGACATCTACACCCGACTGGGAGTGGAGCGAATCCTGTTCCTCGGCTCTGAGGTCAACGATGCCGTGGCCAACAGTCTTGTTGCCCAGATGCTCTATCTCGACTCCGAAGACAGCAGCAAGCCGATTTATCTTTACATCAACTCCCCTGGTGGATCTGTGACAGCAGGGCTGGCGATTTACGACACCATGCAATACGTCAAGAGCGACGTGGTCACCATCTGCGTGGGTCTGGCGGCATCGATGGGCGCTTTCCTTCTGGCAGCGGGCACCAAGGGCAAGCGATTGGCCCTGCCCCACAGCAGGATCATGATTCACCAGCCACTGGGTGGAACTGCACAGAGACAGGCCAGCGACATCGAAATTGAAGCGCGCGAAATCCTGCGCATGAAGGAGATGCTCAATCGCTCCATGGCTGATATGAGCGGCCAGAGCTTCGAGAAAATTGAGAAGGACACCGATCGCGATTACTTCCTCAGCAGCGAGGAGGCCAAGGACTATGGGCTGATTGACCGAGTGATCGCTCATCCGAACGAGGCTTGA
- a CDS encoding ATP-dependent Clp protease proteolytic subunit, which yields MTTSAPYYGDSSVMRTPPPDLPSLLLKERIVYLGLPLFSDDDTKRQVGLDVTELIIAQLLFLEFDNPDKPIYFYINSTGTSWYTGDAIGFETEAFAICDTLRYVKPPVHTICIGQAMGTAAVILSAGTKGHRAALPHASIVLHQPRSGAQGQATDIQIRAKEVLHNKRAMLEILSTNTGRSVEELSKDSDRMSYLTPDQAKDYGLIDRVLSSRKELPAPVPAG from the coding sequence ATGACCACATCAGCTCCCTATTACGGCGATTCGTCGGTGATGCGGACGCCCCCTCCTGATCTGCCTTCGCTGCTGCTCAAGGAGCGCATTGTCTATCTGGGGCTACCCCTCTTCTCCGATGACGACACCAAACGTCAGGTGGGTCTGGACGTCACTGAACTGATCATCGCCCAACTGCTTTTCCTGGAATTCGATAATCCCGACAAGCCGATTTACTTTTACATCAACTCAACTGGCACCAGCTGGTACACAGGCGATGCCATTGGATTTGAAACGGAAGCTTTCGCCATCTGCGACACCCTCCGCTACGTGAAGCCCCCCGTCCACACCATCTGCATCGGCCAGGCGATGGGTACGGCAGCTGTGATTCTGTCTGCCGGAACCAAAGGTCACCGCGCAGCCCTCCCCCACGCCTCGATCGTGCTGCATCAGCCCCGCAGCGGAGCACAGGGTCAGGCCACGGACATCCAGATCCGTGCCAAGGAAGTGCTGCACAACAAGCGGGCCATGCTCGAAATTCTTTCGACGAACACGGGCCGCAGCGTGGAGGAACTCTCCAAGGACTCCGATCGCATGAGTTATCTGACCCCGGACCAAGCCAAGGACTATGGGCTGATTGACCGGGTGCTCTCCAGTCGCAAGGAGCTTCCAGCTCCAGTACCGGCCGGCTGA
- a CDS encoding PIN/TRAM domain-containing protein: MVEALIIILFLISGTATGWMGVHLLPQELLDDTNAQQVRLGLSAGGAVIGLVAGLVFRQLRQRLMNQVRTMPTDLLVSRAVGLILGLLVANLLLAPILLLPLAGASSLVKPLAAILSNVFFGVLGYNLAEVHGRTLLRLFNPTSTEALLVADGVLTPATAKILDTSVIIDGRIQGMIGCGLLEGKVIVAQTVINEMQQLADSNNLEKRGKGRRGLKLLNALRETYDKRLVINTTRYDGAGTDDRLLQLTEDTGGTLVTADFNLAQVARVKELKVMNLSELVIALRPEVQPGDELNLKIVREGKEEHQGVAYLDDGTMVVIENARAAIGERRAVVITGALQNPSGRMVFGRLDKKGETTATGKNSPDAKTHRKNRRNERPTPESR; the protein is encoded by the coding sequence ATGGTCGAAGCGCTCATCATCATCCTGTTCCTGATCTCCGGAACGGCGACCGGCTGGATGGGCGTGCATCTGCTCCCACAGGAACTGTTGGATGACACCAACGCCCAGCAGGTGCGTCTGGGGCTGAGTGCCGGGGGGGCAGTGATCGGCCTTGTGGCAGGACTTGTCTTCAGGCAGTTGCGGCAGCGACTGATGAATCAGGTGCGCACCATGCCCACCGATCTTCTGGTCAGCCGGGCGGTTGGACTGATCCTCGGTCTGCTGGTGGCCAACCTGTTGCTGGCTCCGATTCTGTTGCTGCCTCTGGCCGGCGCCAGCTCTCTGGTGAAGCCCCTGGCAGCGATTCTGAGCAATGTGTTCTTCGGAGTGCTGGGTTACAACCTGGCCGAGGTGCATGGACGGACGCTGCTGAGGCTGTTCAACCCAACCTCCACCGAAGCTCTGCTGGTGGCGGATGGAGTGCTCACACCCGCCACAGCCAAAATCCTCGACACCAGCGTGATCATCGACGGGCGCATCCAGGGAATGATCGGCTGCGGGCTGCTGGAGGGGAAGGTGATCGTGGCCCAGACGGTGATCAACGAGATGCAGCAACTCGCTGATTCCAACAACCTCGAGAAACGCGGCAAGGGACGACGCGGCCTGAAGCTTCTCAATGCCTTGCGTGAGACCTACGACAAACGTCTGGTGATCAACACGACCCGCTACGACGGGGCCGGCACGGATGATCGTCTGTTGCAGCTCACGGAAGACACCGGCGGCACCCTGGTGACAGCGGACTTCAACCTGGCTCAGGTGGCCCGGGTCAAAGAGCTCAAGGTGATGAACCTGAGCGAACTGGTGATCGCCCTGCGCCCTGAAGTGCAGCCCGGGGATGAACTCAACCTGAAGATCGTCCGCGAAGGCAAGGAAGAACACCAGGGGGTGGCTTACCTGGATGACGGAACGATGGTGGTGATTGAGAACGCCCGGGCCGCCATCGGTGAACGGCGGGCCGTGGTGATCACCGGAGCCTTACAAAACCCAAGCGGTCGAATGGTGTTCGGCCGGCTCGACAAGAAAGGCGAAACAACCGCCACCGGAAAGAACAGCCCAGACGCAAAAACGCACCGCAAGAACCGTCGCAACGAGCGTCCAACCCCTGAGTCCCGCTAG
- the hemW gene encoding radical SAM family heme chaperone HemW: protein MAAPAPRSAYVHIPFCHRRCFYCDFAVVPLGDKADAKGGPGSRSIEAYLGQLLHEIELSPAGPPLATVYVGGGTPSLLTPEQIGRVLNALRTRFGLQCGSEITLEMDPASFEQMDLEALLRSGVNRVSLGGQSFDDQVLESLGRRHRRSDLLEACEWLHGAVENGALRSWSLDLIRNLPDQSDDGWGVQLERAVAMAAPHLSIYDLSVEPGTVFSKLEQRGDLQLPDEDGAADRIAATSDRLARAGYCRYEISNFARPGHASRHNRVYWSGAGWWAFGLGATSAPWGERFARPRTREAYGDWLEQQHRDGPHSSLLRELAAPMSLEDRLLVGLRRREGVDLLEQAQSCGWSLDVCSRWLPQLEARWAEFLPTDLMRHCGSRWQLTDPGGMAVSNAVLVELVEWWEELTAAADHPASCSRP from the coding sequence ATGGCCGCACCCGCGCCCCGTAGCGCCTACGTCCACATTCCTTTCTGCCATCGGCGCTGCTTCTACTGCGATTTCGCGGTGGTGCCACTGGGAGACAAGGCGGATGCCAAGGGCGGGCCAGGGAGTCGCTCGATCGAGGCCTATCTAGGGCAGCTGCTCCATGAAATCGAGCTTTCTCCAGCGGGGCCGCCCCTGGCCACCGTGTATGTCGGAGGAGGTACCCCCTCGCTGCTGACTCCTGAACAGATCGGGCGAGTGCTCAACGCACTGCGAACGCGTTTCGGTTTGCAGTGCGGATCTGAAATCACTCTGGAAATGGATCCTGCCAGCTTTGAGCAGATGGATCTCGAAGCGTTGCTGCGCTCCGGAGTGAACAGGGTCAGTCTCGGCGGTCAGAGTTTCGACGACCAGGTTCTGGAATCCCTCGGTCGTCGTCATCGCCGTTCGGATCTGCTGGAAGCCTGCGAATGGCTTCATGGAGCCGTTGAGAACGGCGCTCTGCGCAGCTGGAGCCTTGACCTGATCCGCAACCTGCCCGACCAGAGCGATGACGGCTGGGGCGTGCAGCTGGAGCGTGCCGTTGCGATGGCTGCTCCCCATCTGTCCATTTATGACCTCAGCGTTGAACCCGGCACTGTGTTCTCGAAGCTGGAGCAACGCGGTGATCTGCAGTTGCCCGATGAGGACGGCGCTGCCGATCGGATCGCTGCGACCAGTGATCGGCTCGCCAGGGCTGGCTACTGCCGCTACGAAATCTCCAACTTCGCCAGGCCAGGTCATGCGTCGCGCCATAACCGGGTGTATTGGAGCGGAGCCGGCTGGTGGGCGTTCGGTCTGGGTGCAACCAGTGCTCCATGGGGTGAGCGCTTCGCCAGGCCCCGCACCCGTGAGGCCTATGGGGATTGGCTGGAGCAACAACACAGGGATGGGCCACATTCCTCGCTGCTGAGAGAGCTGGCCGCGCCGATGAGCCTGGAGGATCGTCTGCTGGTGGGATTGAGGCGACGGGAAGGCGTTGACCTGCTGGAGCAGGCTCAGAGCTGTGGCTGGTCATTGGACGTTTGCAGCCGCTGGTTGCCTCAGCTGGAGGCGCGCTGGGCAGAATTTCTGCCAACTGATCTGATGCGGCACTGCGGCTCCCGTTGGCAGCTCACCGATCCTGGGGGAATGGCTGTCAGCAATGCGGTTCTGGTGGAGCTGGTGGAGTGGTGGGAGGAGCTGACGGCTGCCGCTGATCATCCAGCCAGCTGCTCAAGGCCCTGA
- the panB gene encoding 3-methyl-2-oxobutanoate hydroxymethyltransferase: MRASDLIRFKQTGQPITMLTAWDALSASLVEDAGADVVLVGDSLAMVSLGHSTTLPVTLEQMLLHTQAVCRGLSQPLAQQPLVITDLPFLSYQCGLDRAVAAAGTLIKQSDAAGVKLEGAEPEVLAVIERLVRTGIPVMGHLGLLPQAVHSLGYRRQARDPRSQERLLQQASELESAGCFAMVLEHVPAELAGQVRRRLAIPVIGIGAGDDCDGQVSVTADLLGLTRSQPPFSQARMEGRGLAVRALSSWLDDQRQPSAPPTTPPAPPEPHC, encoded by the coding sequence TTGCGCGCTTCTGACCTGATCCGGTTCAAGCAGACCGGCCAACCGATCACCATGCTCACCGCCTGGGATGCCCTGAGTGCCTCCCTCGTGGAGGATGCCGGCGCTGATGTGGTGCTGGTGGGGGATTCACTGGCCATGGTCAGCCTCGGCCACAGCACAACCCTTCCCGTCACGCTGGAGCAGATGCTGTTGCACACCCAGGCGGTCTGCCGAGGCTTGAGTCAACCACTGGCTCAACAACCGTTGGTGATCACGGATCTTCCCTTCCTCAGCTACCAGTGCGGATTGGATCGCGCTGTGGCTGCAGCAGGAACCCTGATTAAACAATCCGATGCGGCTGGGGTGAAGCTTGAAGGCGCCGAACCCGAGGTGTTGGCCGTGATTGAACGCCTGGTTCGCACTGGGATCCCTGTCATGGGGCACCTGGGACTGTTGCCTCAGGCGGTCCACAGCCTTGGCTACCGACGTCAGGCCAGGGATCCCCGCAGTCAGGAACGCCTGCTGCAGCAAGCTTCGGAACTGGAATCAGCGGGATGCTTTGCCATGGTGCTCGAGCACGTTCCCGCCGAACTCGCAGGTCAGGTGAGGCGGCGTCTGGCCATCCCGGTGATCGGCATCGGTGCTGGGGATGACTGTGATGGGCAGGTGAGCGTGACCGCAGATCTGCTTGGACTCACCCGATCACAACCCCCGTTCAGCCAGGCCCGGATGGAGGGTCGGGGGCTGGCGGTCAGGGCCTTGAGCAGCTGGCTGGATGATCAGCGGCAGCCGTCAGCTCCTCCCACCACTCCACCAGCTCCACCAGAACCGCATTGCTGA